A region from the Methylothermaceae bacteria B42 genome encodes:
- a CDS encoding dihydropteroate synthase codes for MNSAKLLFSQRLKQEKPMIMGILNVTPDSFSDGGQYAAADAALKQALAMVEAGAEVIDVGGESTRPGSERVPAEEQLRRVLPVMESLVPALPSGVSISIDTTLSQVAEAALKAGAVIINDVSAGRDDPAMFQLVAEHGACMVLMHMHGSPKTMQDNPGYEDVVAEVLDFLSQRAEIAQSQGIPPENLILDPGIGFGKRKIDNLKLLAHLERFVAAGFPVLLGASRKRFMGSILEISDPKELVSATVATTTLGVLAGVKIFRVHDVKENRQALEVTWSIKQSR; via the coding sequence ATGAATAGCGCCAAATTGCTTTTTTCTCAGCGCTTAAAACAGGAAAAGCCCATGATTATGGGGATACTGAATGTCACCCCGGACAGCTTTTCCGACGGCGGCCAATATGCCGCAGCCGATGCCGCATTGAAACAGGCGCTCGCCATGGTGGAAGCGGGCGCCGAAGTGATTGACGTAGGTGGAGAATCCACCCGCCCAGGGTCGGAGCGGGTACCGGCGGAAGAACAATTGCGGCGGGTTTTGCCGGTGATGGAATCGCTTGTGCCAGCATTGCCTTCCGGCGTGTCCATCAGCATTGACACAACTTTGTCCCAGGTAGCCGAAGCGGCCCTCAAAGCAGGTGCTGTGATTATCAACGATGTCTCCGCTGGCCGGGATGATCCTGCCATGTTTCAACTGGTGGCAGAGCATGGGGCGTGCATGGTGCTGATGCATATGCATGGCTCTCCCAAAACCATGCAAGATAATCCCGGCTACGAAGACGTCGTAGCGGAAGTTCTGGATTTTTTGTCGCAACGGGCCGAAATTGCCCAATCTCAAGGTATTCCCCCAGAAAATCTAATCCTGGACCCTGGCATCGGTTTTGGGAAGCGGAAAATAGACAACCTCAAGCTACTGGCCCATTTGGAACGTTTCGTCGCTGCCGGTTTTCCAGTACTTTTAGGCGCCAGCCGCAAGCGGTTCATGGGCAGTATTTTGGAGATTTCAGATCCTAAGGAATTGGTTTCCGCCACCGTGGCGACCACTACTTTGGGCGTTTTGGCAGGCGTAAAAATATTCCGGGTTCACGATGTGAAGGAAAACAGACAGGCCTTGGAAGTAACTTGGTCAATCAAGCAATCCCGATAA
- a CDS encoding pterin dehydratase — protein sequence MGWRKRGPEETYSESEIEARLKEELPHWYYEKGWIRRKYKTAGWKGTLMVVNVVGHLAEAAFHHPDLTVSYAFVIVKLVTHSTKGITDKDFELAKKIEEVVMWRPEEGSALEGTPDDPRFKYIKYD from the coding sequence ATGGGTTGGCGAAAACGAGGGCCTGAAGAAACCTATTCTGAATCAGAAATTGAAGCCAGACTGAAAGAAGAACTGCCCCATTGGTATTATGAAAAAGGGTGGATACGGCGCAAGTACAAGACTGCCGGTTGGAAGGGAACCTTAATGGTGGTAAATGTTGTCGGCCATTTGGCGGAAGCCGCGTTTCACCATCCGGATCTGACTGTTTCCTATGCCTTTGTCATTGTAAAATTAGTTACCCATTCGACCAAGGGCATCACCGATAAGGATTTTGAATTGGCGAAAAAAATCGAGGAAGTGGTGATGTGGCGCCCGGAAGAGGGAAGTGCATTAGAAGGCACGCCCGATGATCCAAGATTCAAATATATTAAGTACGATTAA